Part of the Hevea brasiliensis isolate MT/VB/25A 57/8 chromosome 16, ASM3005281v1, whole genome shotgun sequence genome is shown below.
GAACAATCTTAACACAGACAAATACAACCACCTTGTAAAATGCCGGTAAGTTGGTTAAGAAATGGGAAAATGTGGCTGGGATGCCACTAGCTAACTCAGTGTAGATAAGACCAATCCCAGGAACCCTTACAATGCCAAGATCAGAACCCAGAGTGAGGATCCATTTCATGGGTACTTTGTTATGTACATCATATAAATACTTCTTCCTGCTACCATAATGCCAAACAAACATAATGAACGTGGAGACTGCAGAGAGCACAAGAGGAACCCATCCACCCTTGGGAATTCTCATAAAAGAAGATGAGAGGAAAATAAGCTCTATTATTCCAAAGAACAAGAAGCATAAAAGGGAAAAACCGACACTCTTATGCCATATAAAGTTGACGACCAATGACATCAAACACGTGGTCACAAATATCATAGTCATGAATGCAATCCCTGAAATCAAGGTTCCAAAATTAGCATTTTTAAGACAACAACATCAGTTTTAAACAAAAGAACTATGATCCAAAATTTTATTATAGTTTCAACTCATGGCATATGTAGGATTCAGTAAAAAATTGTTGCCACTATTGTGTGTGATGGTCAATCCTCTTCTCCACCAATGAGATGATCCGACTTTTTATAGGCATGTGTTTTCTGACCAAACCATCAAGACAAGTATTGCTAATAAAAACAGTCCATTGTTTCTATCAACAAACATGATTCACACAGATTTTGAGAGATGGAATGTCCAACTCCAACATGCTTTCTTAAGggggaaaaaaagaaaaactctATTTCTTTAAATCAAGTTCACAATCATTCACTGTACAAGTATAATTGCATGACAATATGCAGATGTATCAAAAGAACATGATTACATATCTATATAATTATAGTATTAAATATAGCATCAAGGGGAAAAAAAAGGACTAACCGTAAGCATTTCCTATACTGTTAGTGTCATGAGAGCCAATTGTGACAGCCAGACAGAGAACCATAAGTATCCAATTTATTTCTGGGATGTACATTTGACGATCAACCCATTTTGGTTTGTGTACAATCTTGATGCGAGGGAAACATCCATATGCATGGCATTGTTTGACGATTGAAAATGTGGCACATACTACAGCTTGGCTGGCAACAATTGTAGCTAAAATTGCCATCACCAGTACTGGCCAAAATAGTGAATCTACAACAGCCGGTCAAAGCATTCGTTTAAACAACAGCAACAATGGTAAtaagaacaaaatttattttcagTGTTGTCTCTCAAGGGATAAAGCTCAAAAAAAGGTATAATTGCATTCTTGCTTAACAAGGTTAGCAACTAGAAACTGAAAGTGAATATAGAAAATTCCAGTAAGTTATAGAATTCCATTACACAGTTCTTAAAGAAAGTGAGGCCATTGGCAAACTGGTTCATACCCCTCAACTCATAATTCTGTAAAAAGCACTGTTAGCCATCTCAATCTGTTATGCATAAATTTAAATAGATTTGCCAGAACCCCTTTAGAACCACTAAGATCATAGATATTGATAAAGCCTCACAAATGTAAATATGGTGAAAATAGGAACATATTCACCATAAATGATAGGTTAATGATAGATAATTTACCTGGAATTGAAGAATAGAAACTCATGGATACTGtagaaaaattttttgaaataaatgCAGCTTGCCCCATGTATTGCAGCACTAGACATGGATATACAACAAAAGAAAATGCAACCTGCACATAATAAGAAGTTATAAAGATTGTTTGAGGCAGCTCCATATATCTAAGCTAAAATAAGCAAAATTTTAAAGCACAATTATAAGGCCAAGTGAAGATGCAATATAAATTCTAAGCACAATCTTTTCTCTTTCAGAGAAATGTTTGAAAAGAACAATAAATCAAGTCTATATACTGAGGGACTGTTATCATTTTATGCGTGCATAGATAATTATGCTAATTCTAAGTTAAGTTTTCTGAAAAGAGCATGATTCAGGATAATTGACTTAAGTTTTTGACATCAGAGTTCTTGTTCATAGTCCTAGTTTTTACTGTCTTAATATTGGGAGAATCCAAACTGTGAATATCTGAAAAACTTCCTGAGTATATGATTAGTTTGGATGTCAAAAAAACAAGTATTGAGACTGAAGAACATTTTGAAAtcttaaaaggaaataaatattcaCGGAAAACATATTGCTCTCCTATCTCTAATGTCCTACATCAAAAATCCTTTTTCTACACCAATGCTGAGGAAAAGAATCCAAAAAAGGCATGAATGTTTGTTGAAGATGTGGCCAGTTTATATCATAAAAGACCAGAATTGATCAAGTTTTAAATTGGGTCTTCAACAACATCACCCTTAGATTTTTTGGGTCAAGTTTTATATTGACTCAAAATCTAACTTATTTTCTAAGAACTGGTTGCACATACCCTTACTGATGAAGCAGTGAACTGGCCTAGTTCTGCATATATAACCTCAGTTCCTGTGGTTAAGAGAAAAAGACTACATAAGTTGACAATTAAGAAGCTTAATGAGCTAAAGTAAATTCAAACTCCATATTACCGGTAATACATAAAAGTATCCCTCCAAGAGAAATCCAACCATCTTTTCCAGTGTCCCTAAAGAACTTGTAGATATAGTATGGAGAAAAAGCCTGGCGTACTCTTGTGTTCCAGTGAACAATATTGTAGGCACCAATGATGGCAATAAACAGTAACCACATAATCACAATGGGAGCAAACATGAATGCAACCCTGTGAGTGCCACGATATTGCAAAACAAAAAGGCCAATCAGTACAATGCAGGCAATGAGAACCACCATTCCTGTAGGTATATATAAGTATCAGCAACTTGAGTGATATGCACACATTTAAGATGGAAGAAGCCAAAAACAAATGGCAAATCACCCTTCCCTTTGTTCTTTTCCTCTTTTGTAGGTTTCTTGTTTCAGTGCAAGGATGCAACATAAGAAAGATCCATCAAGGTTCCACTTCCACCCCTGCCTTACTGTTAAGGGCTTAAGGCACAGAAGCTGAACATTTTAAACATAGACTCAACTGAAACCATGAAAAATGTGGCTCACCCATGAAACCACAAACTAGACCCTGATAACAAGTTAAAGCATCCAACGCAAAACTCAAGCTAGTAGGTGGAGAAGCCCAAATATCACATTAACCAATGTAATATTTCATATCTGATGGATTTAGGACTCTTTTTCTCAAAAATCACTCATGAAGTTGCAAGATCCCACCATAAAGAACACAGATAAAGTCTCCTTTTCAGATAAGCAACATGAGTAGTGAACCTCAAACTCAGCATAAGAAAGCAGATGTCAACAGAGCTGGGGTTCTTATTTCTTACTAAATTCTTTTTTGACTGTTGTCATTTCTTATTTTCTGCAGTTGAAATATAACCAGACACCTAGACCTGATGAGAATCAACTCTCAAACCTCATGAAGATATTGGAACCATACTACATGCATATGTTTCATGCCATACATATTAAAAGGTAAAATGGAAAGTctatctttttcctttttttgtttTCTGGTTACTCACCACGATGCAAATTCTTGGCTTGAACTTGCAGCCCCTCAACGGATGAAAGGACTGAAAAGAACAGATATCTATCAGCATAGTAATAGAAAGAGATGAGGAGTGGGCAAATCAAATGTTGAGGAAATGCAAGTCACTATCAGCAACTTACTAGAAATTGCAGGTGTGAGTACACCCATGGTAATAACCATGCTAGCACAAAACAAGACTACAAGAAGCAGAGCTGTTTTCACTTTCTTGCGTCTCTCAACAAACTTCTTGAATGCAGAGGGAGGAGCACTTCTATTTGAACGACCTTCACCATGATATGTAGAAAGTTCCTCATCTGCTGCTTGTTGATTAGGAAGCAAACAAAATTTCGCATGCCTGCAAAGAAGTGAATACAGCGCAAAAATTCCTCCTGCAAACAATTCAACAGTATAACTAATTATCTGAATGACCAACAACCCaaaaattactttaaaaaaataaagtaacaaGCTTATCAACACTTACCTTCCCCGTTATCATCCACACTCAACATGAAAACAACATACTTAAACAAAGAAAAAAACGTTAAAGTCCAAAAAATCAAGGAAAAGGCTCCAAAAATCGTGTCCTCAGTTTGATAATGGCGCAACCTCCCAGAAAATATACTTTTATAAACATAAAGAGGAGAAGTACTCAAGTCACCAAACACTATGCCAAAACTCTGATATGCCAATAGGAGGACATGTTTTCTTGGAGTTTCAATTTCGACCTGCTCAAGCAGAAAACAACATTAGACTCGATCAAACTTGTAAAAAGGTGTATATGCATAAGTTAcatataaatatccattcaacaaACAAATTCTTATCATTTACCCTTTGTTTGAATTGAGAGAAAtggagagaagagaaaagaaaaaaaattcatttctttAAATTCCTTTATTTGGACATCAAATTGAagagagaattgaagagaaatgaagaaaaaggatgagaaatgaaaaaaaaatttaacaaaaaatatttctctccaaattgatgaaaaatagagaaaactgaagagaaaggaaagatgggtGAAATATCTTAATATCCTTCTCCAATATaaacataagaaaaaaaaaatgagaatataATAGATATTTCTCctaaaaaagaaattatatttcTCTCCTATTTTGATAACCTATCcaaacaacataaaataaatttactatctttttttttctcttcaattcctccctttaatttctcttcatttctctgcCAAATTAAGGATCCAAATATTCATCTAAAATAGACTGCTTGCTGGGTGACATCTAAAATAATCCCATGGTACTAATCTTGATTATGCATTAAAACATAATCTTTATTCATTAATAACGCAAGCAATAATTTTACATCCGCAATTAGTAATCTGCATTGAAATTGAACTGGAATGAATCAAATTTCGGAAAATGTGAGAAAGTAGGATGATTTAAATTGGAAAAGAGTTAGGGTTTTTCCACTGGTTTAGAAACGGAA
Proteins encoded:
- the LOC110664119 gene encoding potassium transporter 3 isoform X1, whose translation is MLNSNKIISVISRCPPRVTTGRHTCRIRNIQKQSRSFVDATFSISRNTQTVREKGPARFGSVCYDSVSVYKFQFPDISKTTLQFLLITHTQGRGTGGEAAMVGVEIETPRKHVLLLAYQSFGIVFGDLSTSPLYVYKSIFSGRLRHYQTEDTIFGAFSLIFWTLTFFSLFKYVVFMLSVDDNGEGGIFALYSLLCRHAKFCLLPNQQAADEELSTYHGEGRSNRSAPPSAFKKFVERRKKVKTALLLVVLFCASMVITMGVLTPAISILSSVEGLQVQAKNLHRGMVVLIACIVLIGLFVLQYRGTHRVAFMFAPIVIMWLLFIAIIGAYNIVHWNTRVRQAFSPYYIYKFFRDTGKDGWISLGGILLCITGTEVIYAELGQFTASSVRVAFSFVVYPCLVLQYMGQAAFISKNFSTVSMSFYSSIPDSLFWPVLVMAILATIVASQAVVCATFSIVKQCHAYGCFPRIKIVHKPKWVDRQMYIPEINWILMVLCLAVTIGSHDTNSIGNAYGIAFMTMIFVTTCLMSLVVNFIWHKSVGFSLLCFLFFGIIELIFLSSSFMRIPKGGWVPLVLSAVSTFIMFVWHYGSRKKYLYDVHNKVPMKWILTLGSDLGIVRVPGIGLIYTELASGIPATFSHFLTNLPAFYKVVVFVCVKIVPVPYVPQNERYLIGRIGPKSYHLYRCIIRNGYNDVQEKESEYDVENALVMSIAEFIQLEAEGCGSVDGSVDGRMAVVRTSEKFGKRFIISESDGYGESSSSRSPTTVGCSSRSAALQKLKSMYEEQETPQLKHRRRIQLKLSDAKCKDLQAKDELLELLEAKDAGVAYVIGHSHIKAKWSAAFLKRLLINIFYSFLRKNCRSPSVSLDIPHISLIEVGMNYYL
- the LOC110664119 gene encoding potassium transporter 3 isoform X2; translated protein: MLNSNKIISVISRCPPRVTTGRHTCRIRNIQKQSRSFVDATFSISRNTQTVREKGPARFGSVCYDSVSVYKFQFPDISKTTLQFLLITHTQGRGTGGEAAMVEIETPRKHVLLLAYQSFGIVFGDLSTSPLYVYKSIFSGRLRHYQTEDTIFGAFSLIFWTLTFFSLFKYVVFMLSVDDNGEGGIFALYSLLCRHAKFCLLPNQQAADEELSTYHGEGRSNRSAPPSAFKKFVERRKKVKTALLLVVLFCASMVITMGVLTPAISILSSVEGLQVQAKNLHRGMVVLIACIVLIGLFVLQYRGTHRVAFMFAPIVIMWLLFIAIIGAYNIVHWNTRVRQAFSPYYIYKFFRDTGKDGWISLGGILLCITGTEVIYAELGQFTASSVRVAFSFVVYPCLVLQYMGQAAFISKNFSTVSMSFYSSIPDSLFWPVLVMAILATIVASQAVVCATFSIVKQCHAYGCFPRIKIVHKPKWVDRQMYIPEINWILMVLCLAVTIGSHDTNSIGNAYGIAFMTMIFVTTCLMSLVVNFIWHKSVGFSLLCFLFFGIIELIFLSSSFMRIPKGGWVPLVLSAVSTFIMFVWHYGSRKKYLYDVHNKVPMKWILTLGSDLGIVRVPGIGLIYTELASGIPATFSHFLTNLPAFYKVVVFVCVKIVPVPYVPQNERYLIGRIGPKSYHLYRCIIRNGYNDVQEKESEYDVENALVMSIAEFIQLEAEGCGSVDGSVDGRMAVVRTSEKFGKRFIISESDGYGESSSSRSPTTVGCSSRSAALQKLKSMYEEQETPQLKHRRRIQLKLSDAKCKDLQAKDELLELLEAKDAGVAYVIGHSHIKAKWSAAFLKRLLINIFYSFLRKNCRSPSVSLDIPHISLIEVGMNYYL